A window from Chryseobacterium vaccae encodes these proteins:
- a CDS encoding LA_2272 family surface repeat-containing protein yields the protein MKTIFLITGLFLSVLVSAQNSLSRERTSFAALTPLNKIDKVNGIALGLGGVLDKNNTRKINGINLEPIPLGPVVWMFYDPAKNRKEQPELIVNGLTVSGCGYGSIVNHNGVSVSVYNYGNTMNGIIVTGLGTYIDKGKGVMLSGFYNYEKDFKGVTIAPVNNAELFKGFQAGIYNKTEEMTGVQIGLVNVSRKMKGLQLGLWNKNGKRSLPIINF from the coding sequence ATGAAAACAATATTTTTAATAACAGGACTTTTTTTGAGTGTTCTGGTTTCAGCTCAGAACAGTTTAAGCAGGGAAAGAACAAGTTTCGCCGCTTTAACTCCATTAAATAAAATTGATAAAGTAAACGGTATTGCTTTAGGGTTAGGAGGTGTTCTGGATAAAAACAATACCAGAAAAATTAATGGTATCAATCTGGAACCGATTCCTCTGGGACCTGTTGTATGGATGTTTTACGATCCTGCGAAAAACAGGAAAGAGCAGCCTGAGCTTATTGTCAACGGCCTTACGGTTTCCGGTTGCGGATACGGAAGTATAGTGAACCACAACGGGGTTTCTGTTTCAGTTTATAATTATGGAAACACGATGAACGGAATTATTGTAACAGGACTGGGCACTTACATCGATAAAGGAAAGGGGGTGATGCTGTCCGGGTTTTATAATTATGAAAAAGACTTTAAAGGAGTAACGATTGCTCCGGTAAACAACGCTGAACTATTTAAAGGATTTCAGGCCGGAATCTACAATAAAACAGAAGAAATGACAGGAGTACAGATCGGGCTGGTCAATGTTTCCAGGAAAATGAAAGGCCTTCAGTTGGGACTATGGAATAAAAACGGAAAAAGAAGTTTACCAATCATTAATTTTTAA
- a CDS encoding beta-carotene 15,15'-monooxygenase: MPDFDLDSFKKTWQEQPVQPKYDSTEILQMLNRKSRNYVKYIFWISVVEFLFFSVLGVFYFFQGDESDSFRKILEKLGAQESPELENNFDFAYLAIKIIGLMITAYFVFKFYQNYRKIKIEENLKGLITRIIKFKNTVNAFILISIVLLIAFTLVFSAFIFYILNSQNIQPSNSNLAIVIIGTIVSMILCILLIWLYYRLVYGIIIRKLDKNLKQLKEIDSQEN, from the coding sequence ATGCCTGATTTTGATTTAGATAGCTTTAAGAAAACATGGCAGGAGCAGCCTGTTCAGCCGAAATATGACAGCACCGAAATCCTTCAGATGCTGAACAGAAAATCACGTAATTATGTGAAATATATTTTCTGGATCAGTGTTGTTGAATTTTTATTCTTTTCTGTACTTGGAGTATTTTATTTTTTCCAGGGGGACGAATCTGACAGTTTCCGCAAAATTCTTGAAAAACTGGGAGCACAGGAATCTCCTGAACTGGAAAACAATTTCGACTTTGCTTATTTAGCCATTAAAATCATAGGCCTCATGATCACCGCTTATTTTGTTTTCAAATTCTACCAGAATTACCGTAAAATAAAAATAGAAGAAAACCTTAAAGGGTTGATTACACGAATTATCAAGTTTAAAAATACGGTGAATGCTTTTATTCTGATCAGTATTGTTCTGCTTATAGCTTTTACTCTGGTTTTCTCGGCATTTATCTTTTATATTCTGAATTCCCAAAATATACAGCCTTCCAATTCTAACCTTGCGATTGTTATTATAGGAACCATTGTCAGTATGATTTTGTGCATACTGCTGATCTGGCTGTATTACAGACTTGTTTATGGTATTATCATCCGGAAACTCGACAAAAATTTAAAACAGCTTAAAGAAATAGATTCTCAGGAAAATTAA
- a CDS encoding CDP-alcohol phosphatidyltransferase family protein, with product MKTIPYILIAIRLLLAPVILFLAYSAGEKARFIILIMMYAGLLTDIFDGIIARKAGVSSEKLRRMDSQTDLIFWLSLGFAAYFLNPGLIKDEWQGILLIFVMEALCYIVSIWKFGKETCTHAFLSKMWGVSLLIAFTYLIGFQQTGWAFYLTVGLGFISHIDVILIVVLLPKWQYDVPSSYHAWRIRNGKQRKKTIFFN from the coding sequence ATGAAAACAATACCTTATATTTTAATTGCCATAAGACTGCTCCTTGCTCCGGTGATTCTTTTCTTAGCCTATTCTGCAGGTGAAAAAGCCCGATTTATAATTTTGATAATGATGTATGCAGGACTGCTCACGGACATTTTTGATGGGATTATTGCCCGGAAAGCAGGGGTTTCTTCCGAAAAACTCCGGAGAATGGACAGTCAGACCGATTTGATATTCTGGCTTTCACTGGGCTTTGCTGCCTATTTCCTGAATCCCGGACTCATTAAAGACGAATGGCAGGGAATTCTTCTGATCTTTGTGATGGAAGCACTTTGCTATATCGTAAGCATCTGGAAATTCGGAAAGGAAACCTGTACCCATGCGTTCTTATCAAAAATGTGGGGAGTGAGTCTGCTGATCGCTTTTACCTATTTAATAGGATTCCAACAGACCGGCTGGGCATTTTATCTTACAGTGGGATTGGGCTTTATCTCTCATATAGATGTGATCCTGATTGTCGTGCTGCTCCCGAAATGGCAGTATGACGTACCCAGCTCTTACCATGCATGGAGAATCCGGAACGGAAAACAGAGAAAAAAGACCATCTTCTTTAATTGA
- the asnS gene encoding asparagine--tRNA ligase codes for MKKQTIKEILQDYKKVLHHDITVYGWVRTFRANRFIALNDGSTINNLQIVVDFENFDEELIKKISTASSLKVVGEVVESQGAGQSVEIIAKKIIILGDNFTEELQSTILQPKKHSLEKLREQAHLRFRTNVFGAVFRIRHAVSFAVHSFFNKNQFFYINTPVITGADAEGAGEMFGVTNFDLNNMPRTEDGEIDFSQDFFGKKTNLTVSGQLEGETAAMGLGRIYTFGPTFRAENSNTTRHLAEFWMIEPEVAFNNLEDNIDLAEDFLKYVIQYVLDNCKDDLEFLDKRFEEEQKSKPEKERAKEGLIEKLENVITKRFKRVSYTEAIEILLNSKENKKGKFVYPVEQWGTDLQSEHERYLVEKHFECPVVLFDYPKEIKAFYMKLNDDNKTVAAMDVLFPGIGEIIGGSEREARLDVLKQKMADMHVDEHELWWYLDTRKFGSVPHAGFGLGLERLILFVTGMTNIRDVIPFPRTPKNAEF; via the coding sequence ATGAAAAAGCAGACGATTAAAGAAATCCTACAGGATTACAAGAAAGTATTACATCATGACATTACAGTTTACGGATGGGTAAGAACATTCCGTGCTAATCGCTTTATTGCCCTAAATGATGGTTCTACGATTAATAATTTGCAGATTGTTGTTGATTTCGAAAACTTTGATGAAGAGCTTATCAAAAAGATCAGTACAGCTTCATCTCTTAAAGTTGTAGGAGAAGTGGTGGAAAGTCAGGGCGCCGGACAATCTGTGGAAATTATTGCTAAAAAGATCATTATTTTAGGAGATAACTTTACAGAAGAATTGCAGAGTACTATTTTGCAGCCGAAAAAACACAGCTTAGAAAAGCTTCGTGAACAGGCGCATTTGAGATTCAGAACCAATGTATTTGGAGCTGTTTTCAGAATCCGTCACGCGGTAAGTTTTGCAGTACATTCATTCTTTAACAAAAACCAGTTTTTCTATATCAACACTCCGGTTATTACAGGAGCTGATGCTGAAGGAGCTGGAGAAATGTTCGGAGTGACCAACTTCGATCTTAACAATATGCCAAGAACGGAAGACGGTGAAATTGATTTCTCACAGGATTTCTTCGGTAAAAAAACCAACTTAACGGTTTCCGGACAGCTTGAAGGAGAAACTGCCGCAATGGGATTGGGAAGAATTTATACTTTCGGACCTACTTTCCGTGCAGAAAATTCAAACACGACAAGACACCTTGCAGAGTTCTGGATGATTGAGCCTGAAGTAGCTTTCAACAACCTTGAAGACAACATTGATCTGGCAGAAGACTTCCTGAAATATGTGATCCAATACGTTCTTGACAACTGTAAAGACGATCTTGAATTCCTTGACAAACGTTTTGAAGAAGAACAAAAATCAAAACCGGAAAAAGAAAGAGCGAAAGAAGGACTGATAGAAAAACTTGAGAATGTAATTACCAAGCGTTTCAAGCGTGTAAGCTATACAGAAGCTATTGAGATCCTGTTGAACTCTAAAGAAAATAAAAAAGGAAAATTTGTGTATCCTGTTGAACAATGGGGAACAGATCTTCAGTCTGAGCATGAAAGATATCTGGTAGAAAAACACTTTGAGTGCCCGGTAGTATTATTCGATTATCCGAAGGAAATCAAAGCATTCTACATGAAACTGAATGATGATAACAAGACCGTTGCTGCAATGGATGTCCTTTTCCCGGGAATCGGAGAAATCATCGGAGGTTCCGAAAGAGAGGCCAGATTAGACGTACTAAAACAGAAAATGGCAGATATGCACGTGGATGAGCACGAACTTTGGTGGTATCTTGATACCCGTAAATTCGGTTCTGTGCCACATGCCGGGTTTGGATTAGGATTGGAAAGACTTATTCTTTTCGTAACAGGAATGACGAATATCAGAGACGTAATTCCTTTTCCAAGAACGCCGAAGAACGCTGAGTTCTAG
- a CDS encoding AMP-binding protein: protein MPLSYVYGTSETPLLGQTIGGNLKNTVEKYPRQEALVCVHQNYRATYQEFYNQTTAVAKALIFLGAKAGDRIGIWSSNRYEWVLLQYATARIGTILVNINPAYRTHELTYVINQSEIRFIFSSLSFKSSNYKEMVEYAKEVCPSLEHEIFFDDNWEDFLNNGQDTSDDTLHSFEEHVQFDDPVNIQYTSGTTGFPKGVTLSHHNILNNGYFIGIRLKYSSKDRVCIPVPFYHCFGMVIGNICCTAHGACMVIPNDSFDPDLTLKAVSDEKCTSLYGVPTMFIAELAVKDFNTYDFSSLRTGVMAGSVCPPEIMKKVESLMNIKEMSICYGMTETSPVSTQTLIGTPLEKQVSTVGTVQDHLEIKIIDENGKILNRGEHGELCTRGYSVMLKYWNDPENTRKVLDDARWMHTGDMAVMDDDGYITISGRIKDLIIRGGENISPKEIEDFLYTYPNILDVQIIGVPSEKFGEEVMAWIKIRKGFEVTESELLEYCKGRIAHYKVPKYWKFVDEFPMTISGKIRKVEMREISMKELGLDGFKRS from the coding sequence ATGCCATTATCTTATGTCTATGGGACTTCTGAGACTCCGCTATTGGGACAAACGATCGGAGGAAATCTTAAAAACACCGTTGAAAAATATCCCCGCCAGGAAGCATTAGTCTGTGTTCATCAGAATTACAGAGCAACTTATCAGGAATTTTATAATCAGACCACTGCTGTTGCAAAAGCACTGATCTTTTTGGGAGCAAAAGCCGGAGACAGAATTGGTATCTGGTCTTCCAACCGCTATGAATGGGTGCTTCTACAATATGCCACTGCCCGTATCGGAACCATTCTCGTGAATATTAATCCCGCCTATAGAACGCACGAGTTGACCTATGTCATCAACCAATCTGAGATACGGTTCATCTTTTCTTCATTAAGCTTTAAAAGCAGTAATTATAAAGAAATGGTGGAGTACGCCAAAGAAGTCTGCCCTTCTCTGGAACACGAAATATTTTTCGATGATAACTGGGAAGATTTTCTCAACAACGGGCAGGATACTTCAGACGATACCCTGCACAGCTTTGAGGAACATGTACAGTTTGATGATCCTGTCAATATCCAATATACCTCCGGAACGACAGGTTTTCCGAAAGGAGTAACGCTTTCCCATCATAATATTCTTAATAATGGTTATTTTATTGGTATTCGTCTGAAATATTCATCAAAAGACCGGGTTTGTATTCCTGTTCCGTTTTATCACTGCTTCGGAATGGTGATCGGTAATATTTGCTGTACGGCCCATGGCGCCTGTATGGTGATTCCCAATGACAGTTTTGACCCGGACCTTACTTTAAAAGCTGTTTCCGATGAAAAATGCACTTCTCTCTATGGAGTTCCTACCATGTTTATTGCAGAACTGGCTGTAAAAGATTTTAACACCTATGATTTTTCAAGTCTGAGAACAGGAGTTATGGCAGGTTCAGTCTGTCCGCCGGAGATTATGAAAAAGGTTGAAAGCCTGATGAATATTAAAGAAATGAGCATCTGCTACGGAATGACTGAAACCTCACCCGTTTCTACACAAACCCTGATTGGTACTCCTTTAGAAAAACAGGTAAGCACGGTAGGAACCGTTCAGGATCATCTCGAAATAAAGATCATTGATGAAAACGGAAAGATTTTAAACCGGGGCGAGCATGGAGAACTCTGCACCAGAGGCTATTCTGTTATGCTGAAATACTGGAATGATCCGGAAAATACCCGAAAAGTTCTGGATGATGCCCGCTGGATGCATACCGGAGATATGGCTGTAATGGATGATGACGGCTACATCACCATTTCCGGAAGGATCAAAGACCTGATTATCCGCGGTGGTGAAAATATTTCCCCTAAAGAAATTGAGGACTTTTTATATACCTACCCCAATATCCTCGATGTCCAAATCATTGGAGTTCCCAGTGAAAAATTCGGAGAAGAAGTTATGGCGTGGATCAAAATCAGAAAAGGTTTTGAGGTGACCGAATCCGAACTTCTGGAATACTGTAAAGGAAGAATTGCCCATTATAAAGTCCCGAAATACTGGAAATTTGTGGATGAATTCCCGATGACCATCTCCGGAAAAATACGAAAAGTTGAAATGCGGGAAATTTCGATGAAAGAACTGGGACTGGATGGTTTTAAACGGTCGTAA
- a CDS encoding XRE family transcriptional regulator: protein MRKKIKINAYICENHKNMHQELLLREIRRKIGDKSLNDEIANILNVSYDAAHRRTSLKAKFSFEEALELAKYYQISLDQFMTSDHQILVQKTSAVTETEDLQSFFQNNLSVFENLPLSDGITIYYSAKDIPFFYTLSDTLLSRFKVYVWMNLLNAKQVFVPFLQFSPPYFEADTQELKKKYETQNVVELWNDMTVSSILQQIAFYSDTGLLQKKEANIILGELKELIEYIEQKTENNPKFHLYENELMHLSNDIFFHHPQQSLFAIPTNMFGYILINDAKTCNETLNYFEHQIKNSKSLNTSGNRDRKIFFNKMYEQIGRLQRYLSE from the coding sequence ATGCGAAAAAAAATTAAAATAAATGCCTACATTTGTGAAAATCACAAAAACATGCATCAGGAACTTTTACTCAGGGAAATTCGCAGGAAAATTGGTGACAAATCGCTGAATGATGAAATTGCTAATATCCTCAACGTAAGTTATGACGCAGCCCACAGAAGAACTTCATTAAAAGCGAAATTCAGCTTTGAAGAGGCTCTGGAACTGGCAAAATATTATCAGATTTCTCTGGATCAGTTTATGACATCCGATCATCAGATTCTGGTACAAAAAACATCAGCAGTGACTGAGACAGAAGATTTACAGTCATTTTTTCAGAATAATCTCAGCGTTTTTGAGAATTTACCGCTTTCAGACGGGATTACCATTTACTATTCAGCGAAGGATATTCCCTTTTTCTATACTCTTTCTGATACCCTGCTTTCCCGGTTCAAAGTGTATGTATGGATGAATCTCCTGAATGCCAAGCAGGTCTTCGTTCCTTTCCTTCAGTTTTCACCGCCTTATTTTGAAGCAGACACCCAGGAATTGAAGAAAAAGTATGAAACACAAAACGTTGTGGAACTGTGGAATGATATGACGGTTTCCAGCATTCTTCAACAGATTGCCTTTTATTCTGATACCGGCCTGTTACAAAAAAAAGAAGCCAATATTATTTTAGGGGAACTGAAGGAACTTATAGAATATATTGAACAGAAAACTGAAAACAATCCCAAATTTCATCTGTATGAAAATGAGCTGATGCATCTTTCCAACGATATTTTTTTCCATCATCCGCAGCAGTCGCTTTTTGCCATTCCTACCAATATGTTTGGGTATATTCTGATTAATGATGCCAAAACCTGTAACGAAACCCTGAATTATTTTGAACATCAGATTAAAAATTCAAAATCCCTGAATACCTCCGGGAACCGCGACAGGAAGATATTTTTCAACAAAATGTACGAACAGATCGGCCGCCTTCAGAGATATCTGAGCGAATAA
- a CDS encoding fatty acid desaturase family protein, whose product MKTKIKFKKTSSAFYPELREEVKVLLTEETVDKAKQLIIVKFLFYSVAFILLYLNLFNPYMENKRYAVVINYILLGLSGILLAFNCSHDCVHNTFSKYKKLNQIIYYITFNLQGVNARLWKKRHIASHHVFPNVDGCDTDIDDNIFIRLSANQPRSKLHQYQHLYATLLYCLYTLHWILIKDFIYLGKKDLANLRNQSHSWMSVAEVIILKLAYFSYMLVIPAFFTHIPVVTIILSFIIMHLTISLFFVLTLIISHLSLETDFPEADENGYLPYDYYEHQLAVSLDYHPTNRLANWIFGGFNSHAAHHLFPGLPHTVYTIITPAIKKAAVRNQLPYHEKSIFYAVISHYEYLKKLSR is encoded by the coding sequence ATGAAAACAAAGATAAAATTCAAAAAAACGAGTTCCGCGTTTTACCCGGAGCTGCGTGAAGAGGTAAAGGTACTGCTTACAGAAGAGACTGTTGATAAAGCGAAGCAGCTAATAATTGTAAAATTCTTGTTCTATTCTGTGGCTTTTATCCTGCTGTATCTCAATCTTTTTAATCCTTATATGGAAAATAAGAGGTACGCCGTTGTTATTAACTATATATTATTAGGGTTGTCAGGGATACTTCTTGCATTCAATTGTTCTCATGACTGTGTACATAATACATTTTCAAAGTATAAAAAGCTGAACCAGATTATTTATTATATCACCTTTAATCTGCAGGGAGTTAATGCGAGACTGTGGAAAAAAAGACATATTGCCTCACATCATGTGTTTCCGAATGTAGATGGTTGTGACACAGATATTGATGACAATATATTCATCCGGCTTTCTGCTAATCAGCCCAGAAGTAAGCTTCATCAATACCAGCATTTATACGCTACTTTATTGTATTGTCTGTATACCTTACACTGGATCCTGATTAAAGATTTTATTTATCTGGGGAAAAAAGACCTGGCCAATCTGAGAAATCAAAGCCATTCCTGGATGTCTGTTGCAGAAGTCATTATCCTGAAGCTGGCTTATTTCAGCTACATGTTGGTAATTCCTGCTTTTTTTACTCATATTCCGGTAGTGACAATCATTTTGTCTTTTATCATCATGCACCTGACGATTTCCCTGTTTTTTGTGCTCACCCTGATTATTTCCCACCTGAGCCTTGAAACAGACTTTCCGGAAGCAGATGAAAACGGTTATCTACCCTATGATTATTATGAACATCAGTTAGCCGTTTCTCTGGATTATCACCCTACAAACAGACTGGCCAACTGGATTTTCGGAGGATTTAATTCCCATGCCGCCCATCATCTTTTTCCCGGTCTTCCGCATACAGTGTATACGATTATCACTCCCGCTATTAAAAAAGCAGCAGTGAGAAATCAGCTTCCTTATCATGAAAAAAGCATCTTTTATGCGGTAATTTCTCATTATGAATATCTGAAAAAATTAAGCCGGTAG
- the rpoN gene encoding RNA polymerase factor sigma-54, translating into MLKQHLQLKLGQKLAPQQIQLMKLIQLHTLEFEEELERELEENPALEIVKEDSKEDDYSSLEEAYQDEGTESIETDFDVNEYLYDDEPSYKTASSNYSPDDEEFDNESLLTEGQSLYDYLTEQIHLINISEEDLKIAEYIIGNLDTDGYLRREIKSIVDDLAFSQGIYTTKEKVDDILENYVQKLDPPGVGARGLQECLLLQIEKKVSSDKAVSLAANILRHQFDALTNKHYNKIIQKYDIEEEDLKDALEEISKLSPKVGGNFDTQTITINQEIIPDFVIQVKDGLVIPMLNSKNAPTLRVSEEYKDILTTYSHDKNSSEHKQAALFIKQKLDAAKWYIDAINQRQNTLLQTITAIVKFQKDYFITGDEKSLKPMILKDVADITGFDISTISRVVKSKYADTPNGIIYLKDLFSDSLTNDDGEEVSTKEIKTHLQEVIDKENKRKPLTDDALVVILKEQGYNIARRTIAKYREQLNIPVARLRKEL; encoded by the coding sequence ATGCTTAAACAACACTTACAACTCAAATTAGGACAGAAGCTTGCTCCTCAGCAGATCCAGCTGATGAAGCTTATACAGCTGCATACCCTGGAATTTGAAGAGGAGCTGGAAAGAGAGCTTGAAGAGAATCCTGCTTTGGAAATTGTAAAAGAAGATTCTAAAGAAGATGATTATTCTTCTCTGGAAGAAGCCTATCAGGATGAAGGTACGGAAAGCATTGAAACAGATTTTGATGTTAACGAGTATCTTTATGACGACGAACCCAGCTATAAAACAGCATCCAGCAACTATTCTCCGGATGACGAGGAATTTGATAACGAAAGCCTTCTGACAGAAGGACAATCGCTGTATGATTATCTGACGGAGCAGATTCATCTGATCAACATCAGTGAAGAAGATCTGAAAATTGCTGAATATATCATTGGAAACCTTGATACAGATGGATATCTGAGAAGAGAAATCAAATCTATTGTGGACGATCTTGCATTTTCACAGGGAATCTATACTACCAAAGAAAAAGTGGATGATATTCTGGAAAACTATGTTCAGAAACTGGATCCGCCAGGCGTTGGCGCACGCGGACTTCAGGAATGTCTTCTGCTTCAGATCGAAAAGAAAGTAAGCTCTGATAAAGCAGTTTCTTTAGCTGCCAATATTCTGAGACATCAGTTTGATGCCCTTACCAACAAGCACTATAATAAGATCATCCAGAAATATGATATTGAAGAAGAAGATCTTAAAGATGCCCTGGAGGAGATCTCCAAATTGTCTCCGAAAGTAGGCGGGAATTTTGATACCCAGACCATCACGATTAATCAGGAAATTATTCCGGATTTTGTGATCCAGGTGAAAGACGGCTTGGTTATCCCTATGCTGAACAGCAAAAATGCACCTACTTTAAGAGTTTCTGAAGAATACAAAGACATTCTGACGACTTATTCACACGATAAAAACTCTTCTGAGCACAAACAGGCGGCACTGTTTATCAAGCAAAAGCTTGATGCTGCCAAATGGTATATTGATGCGATTAATCAGCGTCAGAATACCCTTCTTCAGACGATTACAGCTATTGTAAAGTTCCAGAAGGACTATTTCATCACGGGTGACGAGAAATCTCTTAAACCAATGATCCTGAAAGATGTTGCAGACATTACCGGATTCGATATTTCTACCATTTCAAGAGTGGTAAAAAGCAAATATGCCGATACACCAAATGGAATTATTTATCTGAAAGACCTTTTCTCAGACAGCCTTACCAATGATGATGGTGAAGAAGTTTCTACCAAAGAAATTAAAACCCACCTTCAGGAGGTTATTGATAAAGAGAATAAGAGAAAACCGCTTACAGATGATGCGCTGGTAGTGATCCTTAAAGAACAGGGGTACAACATCGCCAGAAGAACCATCGCCAAATACCGTGAACAGCTCAATATTCCGGTAGCGAGATTAAGAAAAGAACTTTAA
- a CDS encoding helix-turn-helix domain-containing protein codes for MKVKYWILLWIVWTTVVNAQAHTAEKSILGKQSAYQELEEKFFNTNPQAALESAKEQGDKKQMALAHIGIATLNNYTGKHAEAARTFRHYLYEADNMNEGERDLLKLSLADAYIQTNKMDSAYTLIQEGLQASQKNENKYSYHQYLGLLGLYHVQLKKYRPAIDNLIQCRKFFFIPENSTKRNQNYTLLNLGKSYAGLQEKEKAIECFVRIDSMVLKTDYIYPELKEVYTYLINYYKENGDKEKQWYYVDRFMKIDRILDAQFLDISRELPGKYDVPELQQEEEAAANDFKNRKNLFYIVLSLLVISHLLFMNFYFRYKKTGKKYRKIAQDLLQSVHKNKRSWEPKSETMSEGFSEQNKETEDHKTAKTVSEDIAQAVLKELEIFEDKEQFLNKGITLGSLAKKVKTNSKYLSEIINTYKGKNFATYLNDLRIDYAINRLANDKKFRSYKIPFIAEELGYNNEQAFTLAFKKRTGTPLSIYLKEIENINSI; via the coding sequence ATGAAAGTAAAATATTGGATACTGTTATGGATTGTATGGACTACCGTAGTGAATGCACAGGCACATACGGCTGAAAAAAGTATCTTAGGAAAACAATCAGCCTATCAGGAACTGGAAGAAAAATTCTTTAACACAAATCCTCAGGCTGCCCTGGAATCTGCCAAAGAACAAGGAGATAAAAAGCAGATGGCCCTGGCGCATATAGGCATTGCCACCCTGAATAATTATACAGGAAAACATGCCGAAGCAGCCAGAACTTTCAGACATTACTTATATGAGGCAGATAATATGAATGAGGGCGAACGTGATCTTCTCAAACTTAGCCTTGCAGATGCCTATATACAGACTAATAAAATGGATTCTGCTTATACACTGATACAGGAGGGTTTGCAGGCTTCCCAAAAGAATGAAAATAAGTACAGCTATCATCAGTATCTGGGTTTATTGGGCCTTTATCATGTACAGCTAAAAAAATACAGACCTGCCATAGATAACCTGATACAATGCAGAAAATTCTTCTTTATTCCGGAAAATTCGACTAAGAGAAATCAAAACTATACCCTTTTAAATTTAGGGAAATCCTATGCAGGGCTTCAGGAAAAAGAGAAAGCGATAGAATGTTTTGTCAGAATAGATTCTATGGTTCTTAAGACGGATTATATTTATCCTGAGCTAAAAGAAGTATATACTTATCTTATCAATTATTATAAAGAAAATGGGGACAAGGAGAAGCAATGGTATTATGTAGACCGTTTTATGAAAATTGACCGTATTCTGGATGCTCAATTCCTGGATATATCCCGTGAGCTTCCCGGAAAATATGATGTCCCTGAACTGCAGCAGGAAGAAGAAGCCGCTGCCAATGATTTTAAAAACAGGAAGAACCTTTTTTATATTGTTCTCAGTCTTTTAGTGATCTCCCATTTATTATTTATGAATTTTTATTTCAGGTATAAAAAAACGGGAAAGAAATACAGGAAAATTGCACAGGATCTTCTTCAGTCTGTTCATAAAAATAAAAGAAGCTGGGAACCGAAAAGTGAAACGATGTCAGAGGGTTTTTCAGAACAGAACAAAGAAACTGAAGATCATAAAACAGCCAAAACCGTTTCAGAGGATATCGCCCAGGCTGTATTAAAAGAACTTGAAATTTTCGAAGATAAAGAACAGTTTTTAAATAAAGGAATTACCCTGGGAAGTCTCGCCAAAAAAGTAAAGACCAATTCCAAATATTTATCAGAAATCATCAATACCTATAAAGGAAAGAATTTTGCTACGTATCTTAATGATCTTCGTATTGATTATGCGATTAACAGATTGGCCAATGATAAGAAATTCCGTTCTTATAAAATTCCTTTTATTGCCGAAGAACTAGGATATAATAATGAACAGGCCTTCACTTTAGCCTTCAAAAAACGAACCGGAACCCCACTTTCTATTTATCTGAAGGAGATTGAAAATATTAATTCGATTTAA
- a CDS encoding RNA polymerase sigma factor, whose amino-acid sequence MSSREKEFAQLIKDNQGLIIKVSRLYTNSLEDEEDLFQEIVLQLWRSYDSFKGNSKISTWMYRVALNTAITLFRKKSKSLPTNELDINHKDFVEDDDEKQQQISLLYTVIKTLPNVERAIVMMYLDDLPYKDIAENLGITEVNARVKMNRLKKTLKEQMEKYA is encoded by the coding sequence ATGAGTTCAAGAGAAAAAGAATTTGCGCAGCTTATTAAAGATAATCAGGGCCTGATTATTAAAGTTTCGCGCTTGTACACCAATTCTCTCGAAGATGAAGAAGATCTTTTTCAGGAAATTGTTCTCCAGCTTTGGAGAAGTTATGATTCCTTTAAAGGAAACTCCAAAATTTCTACATGGATGTACCGTGTAGCCCTTAATACAGCCATTACCCTTTTCCGGAAAAAAAGCAAAAGTCTTCCTACCAATGAACTGGACATTAACCATAAAGATTTTGTGGAAGATGATGATGAAAAACAGCAGCAGATCTCGCTTCTGTACACCGTAATCAAAACGTTACCGAATGTAGAAAGAGCAATTGTAATGATGTATCTTGACGACCTGCCCTATAAGGATATTGCAGAAAACCTTGGGATCACCGAGGTCAATGCCCGTGTGAAAATGAACAGATTAAAGAAAACCCTTAAAGAACAGATGGAAAAATATGCCTGA